The window TCCGGCACCCGTACCGGCTCGCCCTGGTCGGTCACCGGTGCCGGGCCGACGGGGACGGGTGCGTTGGCAGGTGCCGTCGGGTCGGCGCGAAACACCGACCCGACAGCGAACCGTGCCTCGGGTTCGTCGGTCCGCACCTCCACGGTGACCTCACCGTGGACACCGTGCGGCCGCCCGATCCGGCCAACGATCAGGAGCATCAGTACGAGTCGACGATGTCGACCCGGACCCCACGGCCACCGATCGAGCCGATGACCTGGCGCAGCGCCTTGGCGGTACGCCCGGACCGGCCGATCACAGTGCCGAGGTCCTCGGGGTGCACCCGTACCTCAAGCCGCTTGCCCCGGCGCGAGTCGACCAGCCGGACGCGAACGTCGTCCGGGTGGTCGACAATGCCCTTGACCAGGTGCTCCAGTGCCGGCCGGATAGCCACGTCAGGCCTGCTCGCCGGAGGCGGCACCAGTCTGCTCCTCGGTCTTCGCCGGCTCCGCGGCCGGAGCGGCCTCGGCGGCGGGCGCAGCCTCGGCCGGAGCGGCCTTGGCGGCCTTCTTGGCCGGCTTGGCAGCCGGCGCGTCGGCAACGCCGGCGGCGGCCTTGGACTCGGCCTCGTAGATCGCGAGCCGGTCGGCCGGGGCGTCCTTCATCAGCAGCGGCGGGGGCGCCGGGAGGCCCTTGAACTGCTGCCAGTCGCCGGTCTTCTCCAGCAGACGCTGGACAGCCTCGCTCGGCTGCGCGCCGACGGACAGCCAGTACTGGACCCGCTCCGACTTGACCTGGATGATCGACGGGTGTTCCTTCGGCTGGTAGATGCCGACGAACTCGATGGCGCGACCGTCCCGCTTGGTACGCGAGTCGGCGACGACGATGCGGTATTGCGGGTTGCGGATCTTACCCATCCGCAGGAGCCGGATCTTTACGGCCACAGTCTGTTCGCTCCTGTTGCGATTCTCACCAGCCCGGAAGGGCGGTGGGCGGGTGAGCGCCAACCGGCACAGTGGGGTTTGGGCCGGAGACAACTCGGTGGACTGGCAACACGCCCGGGTTAGAGGGCGCCGAACGCGTGCCGGATACCAGCGACCCATTGTGCCAGACCCGGTACGGATATCTCACCTCGGACCCGGTCAACCTGGCCATTCGCCATGATTGTCCGGTTCGTCGCTCTCACGACGCCTCCCCGTCCGCGTCGTCCCCGATCATCCCGGAGTACCACCCGTGCCGGACCACCGGCCCCTCGGCCAGCCGGTGCAGCAGGTCGCGGGCGGGCCCGTCGGGCACCCGGTCGAGCGCCCGGCGGGCCTGCCGGGCGTGCTCGTCGACCAGCCGGGCCAGCTCGGTCAGCTCGGCCAGGGAGCCCTCCGACGACGGCACCGCGACGCCGCGCGGTCCCCCGAGGCTCCCCCGAAGCTCGCCACCCGCCGGCCCCGGTTCGCCACCCGCCGGCCGTCGCTGCCCACCGGCCGCCCGCAGTTCGTCGGCCAGTGCGTAGCTCACCCCCAGGTGCCGCCCGTAGCGGGCCAGCGCGTCGACCACCGGCGGACCGGCACCGCCGAGCCGCCCGCCCAACCGGCAGGGCAGCTCGAACGTGGTGGCCATCCGGGCGGTGAGCAGCTCCACCCGCGCCGACCAGTCGACCCCGGCCACCGCTCCCACCCCCGTCCCGGTAGACGTCCCGGGCCGCAGACCGGGCAACGCCCCGGAAGACAGACCGGGCGACGGACCGGGCGGTGACCGGTGGGCGGTCGTACCGGGGATAGGTGTTCCGCCCGGTGGGGCGGCGTCGGCGGTACGGAGTTCCCGGGCCCGGCCCTCGCAGTTCGCGGTCAGCGCGTCGGCGAACTCCGTCACCACCGCCGCCCCGCCCTGGGCGGCCAACTCGTACGCGCGGGCGAGCAGGTAGTCGGCGAGCAGGATCGCGAACCGGCTCCCCCACGGCACCGGGGCCGGGCCGCCGTCCCGACCACCGGCCGGGTCACCGGCGCTCGGGGCGGCACGGGGCGACGGCACCCACGGGCCGGAGTCGCGGGACGGGGCGCCACGGGGTTTCGGGAGGCCGGGGGAAGGCCGGGCGGGCGGGGCGCCGGCACCGTCCATCGCCAGGCCGGCGAGCAGGCCGAGATCCACCGCCGCCGCCAGCGCGTGGCTGACCGGGCTGCGACGGCCGCCGACGTACGCGGCGGCGAGCAGGAGCACCGCCGGGCGGATCGAGACCGCCGCCGGGTCCCGGTCGACCGCGAGCAGCCGGACGAACATCGGCCAGTCCTCGCGTACGCAACCGGCCAGCAGCTCGGCCACGGCGGTAAGGTCCCGCCGCAGTGCTCGGCCCAGGCCGGGATCGAGCGGTGGGAGCGGCCTGAGGACCTGTTCGGCACGGACGCCGTCGGGATGCAGCGCCAACCACCGGCACAGGGTGAAGATCGGCCGGTCGTCGTCGAAGGTCGACTCCAGCATCCGCCAGGTGAGCAGGTAACGGCGTGCCGCGTGGCGGCCGGACTCGAAGTAACCGGCGTGCCGGGCGCCCAGCTCGCGGGCGTACGGGGTGGGGTCGACCGGTGCGTCGGCGGACTCGTGCAGCGCCGCGTCGATCTTGGCGGCGGCCAGCGTCCCGGACTCCAGCGCGAAGCTGATCCCCTCGCCCGTGAACGGGCTCACCAGCCCGGCGGCGTCGCCGACCAGCAGCAGCCCCGGCACCCCGCAACGGGCCGGGTCGAAGTCGAGCCGCAGCGGCGCCCCGCTCATCCGGCCCACCGGACGGGCCCGCCGGAACCGGGGGTCGGTCGCGATCAGGTCGGTCACGAACCGGTCGTAGAGGCTGCGGACACTGTCCCGGTGGGACGGGTCGAACAGGCCGACCCCGACGTTCACCACCCCGCCGCCGACCGGGAAGACCCAGCCGTACGAGGGCAGCAGGTGCCGTTCGGTCACGTCGAACAGCGGCATATGGATCTCCAGCAGCGGGTCGAGTCCGACCACACCGGTGAAATAACCACGGGCGGCGAAACCGGTCTGGTCCGCCGCGCCCGTACGGAGTCCGGCCTGCCGGCCCAGCCCGGAGTTTGCCCCGTCGGCGGCGACCACCACCGGAGCCCGGACCGCCATCCGCCGCCCCTCCCGTTCGATCTCCACCCCGCGTACGGCACCCGGCTCGCCCAGCAGGTAGGTCGCGCGGGCGTCGGGCCAGAGCGTGGCGCCGGCCCGGACCGCCGAGTGGCAGAGCTTCGCGTCGAGTTCCAGCCGGGGAACCACCATCCCGTACGCGAGCGGCCCGTCCCCGTCGTACCGGAAGTCCCGGCTGCCCCGGCCCCGCATCCGGACCCGGACCCCGACCACCCTGGCCGCCCCGTCCAGTTCCGCCAGCACCCCCATGTCGGCCAGCAGCCGCACCGCGGCCCGGGTCAGCCCGTCCCCGCAGCTCTTCTCCCGGGGGAAGCCGCGCCGGTCGACCAGCAGTACCCGCCGGCCCCGCCTGGCCAGGTGGTACGCGGTCGCCGACCCGGCCGGTCCGGCGCCGACGACCACCGCGTCGAGCCGGGCCGGGCCGATCTCCCCGGCCATCTCAACCGGCCCGGGCGATGGCATGGTCGGCCAGCCGCCACAGCGACTCCCGGGCCGGTCCTGCGGGCAGCCCGGCGAGGTGGCTCCGGGCACGGGCGGCGAGTTCGCGGGCCTCACCGAGGACCTGGTCCACCACCCCGGAGCGGAGCACCAGGTTGCGTACCTCGGCCAGTTGGGCGGCACCCGGTTCGAGCACACCGAGCAGTTCCCGTACCCGTAGCGCGGCCGGTGTGCCACGGGCCAGCAACCGGAGTACGGACAGCGTGTAGACACCCTCCCGGACGTCGCCGAGCGGGTACTTGCCCAGCCGCTCGGCGCTGCCCCAGACGTCCAGGGCGTCGTCGGCGAGTTGGAACGCGACGCCCAGGTCGTGGCCGTAGCGGGACAGGGCGGTGACGATCCGGTCCGGGGCACCCGCCAGCCGGGCACCCAGCCGGCACGGAAGTTCGAACAGGGTGGCGGTCTTACCGGCGATGATCTCCAGGTACTCGGCCTCGGTCAGGCCGGTGTGGAAGGCGTTCTCGGTCTCCCGGAGCTGACCGGTGCAGAGTTCCACCAGCGCCCGCGCGGTCTCCCGGCCGTAGCCGTCGTCGAAGGTGGCGATCAGCGCGCTCGCCCGCGCCACCAGGAAGGTGCCGGTGACCAGGGCGCTCGAGTCACCCCACTGGGCGTTCACGCTCGGCCCGTGCCGGCGGGTCACGGCCCGGTCGAGCACGTCGTCGTGGTAGAGCGTGGCCAGGTGGAGCAGTTCCAGGGCGGCGGCGGCGTCCAGTAACCGGTCCGGCCGGAAGGTGCCGAACTCCCCCGCCACCAGCAGCAACGCCGGCCGGATCCGTTTGCCGCCCCGGTCGAGCAGGGCGGTGGCCATCGTCCACAGGCCCGGATCCCGCGACGCCACCGCGTCCTTCATCCGCCGGTCCAGGTCGGCCAGGGCGGTACGGGTACGCGCACTGGTCAGCCACCGGTCGTCCACCGTCGCCGCACCGACCACCGTCATCACCTTCCTCGACTCAACCACGCCAGCCCCTTCCGATCGGACCCGTTGCCGCCGGGGTGCCGGCGCCGCCGGCCGGCGGGCGGGGACCGGGCGGTACGGGTGTTTCGAGCACCACCCGGCAGCGGACCAGGAACGCCTCCACCCCGCGACCGTCGACCCGGACCGCGACGATGCCCGGTCCGGTCAGTACCGCGACTCCCGGCAGCGCCGGACTGGCCGGGGGCACCTGCGCCCGGTCCCGGATGTTGCCGGCCGCGTCGACCGCGGTCAGCGACAGCGGGCGGCCACCGGCGTTGAGCAGGGTGAGCGTGACCCGCTCCGCCGGACGCGGCAGCCGGAGCACCAGGCCGAGACCGAGGCGCAGCGCCGTACCGGTGGCCGGGGGGTCCAACGGCACGACCGACCGACCACCACCGTCTGGTGTACGCAGGCCGAAGCCCTGCTCGGTCCACTCCGGCGGGAACTGGGTGCCCCGTTCCCGGTCACCGAAGTCGAGCGTGACCTCGGTCGGCGGCGGCGGGGCCGGCGGGCAGTACGGCTGCGCGGCGAGCAGCTCCACGTCGTCGAACCAGACCCGCTCCACACCCGGAGCCGGATCCCGCCCGTCCGGCCGGTACGCCTCCAGGAAAACCGTGATCGCGGCGGAACGGGCGGTGACCCGTACGGTCAGCGGGCTCCACCGCTCGGACGCCGTACCGTCGCTCCACACGATGGTGTCGGCGCCCGGGTCGTGGCCACCGGCCGGGTCGACGCCGAGCCGGGCCGTACCCGGCCGGGCCTGGTCCAGGTCGTACCAGGCGGTGAGCTGGTACAACCAGTCCGGGTTGGCGCCGATCCGCTGAAACACCCCGACCCGTTCACGGGCGGCGGCCTGGAGTCCCTGGGCACGACGTCCACCGTGGACGACGACGTTGCTCGCGGTGTGCCGGGGCGCGGTGTCGGTCGCCGCCGACGCGCACAGGTACGGCTCCCAGCCGATCGCCACCGCCCCGGTGCCGCGCTGGGTGAACCCGTCCTCGAAGTGCCGGTTGACCACGTCGACCGCCCGGATCACCACCTCGTCGCTGCCCGTACCGCCGTCGTCGTCGGCAACCGTGCAGCGGGCCAGGAAGGTGCCCCGGTCCGGGTACCGGTGCGCGGCGACCGCGTTCCCCCTACTCGCCGGGGACCGGTGGACCTCGGTCACCACCGCCGGGATCGGGGTGGCGCAGTCACCGAACGCCCAGGTCGCGGTGTGGGTGTCACACCACCCCGGATCGCTGAACGTGGCGGTGAGGGTGAGGACCGTACTCGGGTACGTGAACAGGTCCGGCCCGGCGTCCACGGTCGGCGGCACGTTCCGTACGGTCACCAGCCGGGAGTCGGTGGCCATGCCCCCGTTGCGGTCCCGGACCCGCAGGGTCACCTCGTAGACCCCGTTGTCGGACCAGGCGTGCCGTACGGTGCTGGTCCCCTCCGACCGGGGCGGTCTGCTCGTCTGGACCACCGTGCCCGGCTCGGTCCCGGACGCGTCACCGAAGTTCCAGGTGGTTTCGTGCGAGTCGGTCCAGTCCGGGTCGGAGAACCGGCCCACGAGCGTGACGAGTTCACCCTCGTCGACCACCAGGTCGGGGCCGGCATCGACGATCGGCGGCACGTTCGCCACGTACACCAGGGCGAAGCTCCGGCTGGTCGCGCCGCCGGGTTCGGTGATCGTGAGGGAGTGTTCGGCCAGGTAGACACCGCAGGCGGAGTAGGTGTGGGTGAGGTCGCGGGTCGTCGTCGCCGGGCTGCCGTCGCCGGGCGACCAGGTGTACCCGGCGGCCGGGGCGGTGTGCCCGGCGGTCAGGGTCAGCGCGGATCCGGCGGTCCCGGTGTACGAGCCGCCGCTGCGGGCGGCGAGCACCGGGGTCTGCGGGTGGGGGCCGAGCACCTCCAGGGTCCCGGCGAGGACCAGCCCGTCGGCGGCGATCGTGATCGGGTCGTGGAAGACGGCCCGGACCCGGCCGATCCGGGCGAGTTCGGGAGGCCAACCGGTGAGTCCCCGGAGCACACCGGTGACCGGGTCGGCCCTGGTCGAACTGCCGATGCTGGCGGCGACACCGCTGACCACGGCGGCCACCACCACGATGACGATCCCGACCAGGATGCTGCCCGCCCCCCAGCTCACCACCGCGAGGATGAGCGCCACCAGCCAGAACGCGGTCGACTCCGCCGGGTCGATGTCGGGGTCACCGACCACCTGGTACTCCATCGCCTGGATCCCGTCCGCGTCGAGCACCCCGTCGGGATGCCAGCGCAGGCCCGCGTCGGCCCGGAAGGTGGCGTCCACGTCGATGCTGCCGAGGACCGCGTCGACCACGGTCAGCGCACCGGTCATCCGGATCGCCCCGTCGACCAGCTCGACGTCGAGTTCGCGTACGTCGGCGCGGCTGCCGTCCCGGTCGACCCGGCGGGGCAGGTCCGCTGCGGCCCAGCCGTTGCCGGCGCGGGCGGCCTCGATCCCGGCCCGGACGACCGGTCCGGCCAGGGCGATCGCGAACTCCCGGCCGGCCGGGACCAGTGGGCCGATCGCCCCGATGTCCGCTCCGGGGGCGGCGTTGACCGCGATGACGAGCGAGTCGGAACGCGCCCGGGTGGCGACGTCCCGCGCCTCGAACCGTTCGCCGCCGGCCTGTGGGGTCCAGAGCGCCAGGTGACCGCGGGCGGCCAGGTCGGTGTGGAACAGGTCGCCGATCAGCGCGGCGAGCTGCCCGGCGGTCGGCACCGGCACCGTACGCGGCCCGAAGCCCTGGACCAGGTCCGCGCCCTGCCGGCCGAGCCGGGTACGGAGGGTGTTTTCGAGGAGTCCGAACAGGCTGCCGTTGTTCACGGTGTAGTTCGTGCCCTCCAGCCCCGGCGCGGGGGCGATCGGTCCGACGGTCACCACCGCCGTGTCGAACCGGACCGTGTACACCCCCGGCGGTGCCTCCAGCTCGGCGAGGATCTCCACCCGTGCCTCGATCCCCATCGGGTCGGCCAGTTCGGGCGCCGGCCCGTCTCCGATGAGGTCGACCATCCGCAGGTAGGCCGGGAGGCTGATCAGCACGTGTCCGGGGTCGGGTCGGGTCACCTCGATCCGGTAGCCGGGCTGCCCCTGGTCGTCGTAGAACTCCAGGTGGGTGTCGACGGTGTAGTTGTTGCCGCCGACGGAGAGCGCCTGCCCGGACTCGTCCCGCTCGTGCGGGATGGTCGGCACACCGGGGTGGACCGTCCCGCCCAGTTCCCCGTTGCCGTACGCGAGGTGCAGGTACTCGGCGAGGAGCTGGTCGAGTTTGCCGCCGACCGGATCACCGGTGACCATCACGTCGACCGCCGTACGGGGCAGCCCGTCGAACCGGATCCCGACGTCGAGGGAACCCGGCAGCGGCTCGATCGGCGCCTCGACCCGTACGGTGGCGGTCAGGTCGAGCAACCGGGCGGACGGAACCGGCGGGTCGGCGAGGGTCACCTGGACGATCGCGCCGAAGACGAGCCGGCAGCCGTCGATCTCGGGCACCAGTTCGGCGTCGAGGTGCTGCTGCGGGATCTCCAGTTGCCCGCCCGAGGTGGTCCGGCCGCCGAGGTCGAGCCCGGCCGGGATCGGCACGTACGCGGGGACCGTGCCGGTGTCGCCGCACCCGGCGGACTGCCAGGCCCCGCGCAGCGCCTTGCGCAGGACCGATGGCGTCGCCGCGATCACGACGTCGAACCCGTGGGTGTCGGCCATGGTCCTCCCTTCGCGCTACAGGTCGGCGGTCGGTGGGGTGCCCCGCCGCAACCGTGCGGCCACGACGGTCACCGGCGGTGTCCGCTCGCCGTCGAGCAGCGCGACGAAGATCCGTTCGGATGCGAACCGGGGCCGGGCGGCCGAGATCCGCCGGTAGTCGAGCAGCGGCGGCAGCACCGGATGCTGGTCGCGCAGACGCCGGAGCGGGTCCGGGCCGGCGCCACCGGGTCGCCAGCGCGGCGGTCTGGTGTCCAGCACCGGTCCCGGTGCCACGGCGACGATGCCGAGTTCGACGAGGAGCCGCCGTACGTCCTCGGCGTCGTCCGGGTCGACCGCCCGGCCGGCCAGTCCGGCAACCTCCCGACGCAGGTCGGCGAGGCGGCCGGCGGCGCCGGGGCCCAACCTGAGCTGGTCGGCGAGGGCGGGCCTGATCTCGGGGTCGATGCTGTAGTCCAGCCGCTCGATGGCGAGCAGCGGGTTGGCCGCGGCGGCGCGGCCCAACCGGGGGTCGGCGTTGACCCGGGCGAGGATCTCGGCCGCGCGTGCCTGCAGGTCTGCCCAGGAGGTGATCTGGTCGGCCACGGGGACCTCCCACCAGGGGAACGACTTGCCCGGAGCCTAGGGCCCTGACCTGCGGTTTTACGGCTTCTGTCAGGAGGGCGACACTCTTGGTAGTGCCATTTTGTCCGGACTCGCCGGTCGGTTCGGCGCGGAACCGCGGGAGCCGTCCCAGATCCCGCCGGGCGCTCAGCGCACCGGGGGCCGATCCCAACCCGGCGGCAGCGACGCCGGCACCGTCCACCCCGGATCGGGTACGAAGTCGCGCCAGGTTCCGTCGAACGGGAACTCGCCGGCCTCGATCATCCGTACCACCCGCTGCCCCTCGGCCCGTACCGCCGCCTCGTCCGGCACCCAGTAGCCGTCGGGGAAGGCGAGGCGCTCGACGAACTCCTCCTCGTCCTTCCAGCGCCAGGTCAGGTCCGGGTCGACCACGATGTCGAGGTCCTGGTCGACCACGTCCACCCCGGCCACCTCGCCGTCGTCCCAGCGCACACCGTGCTCTTCGAGGTTGACGTACCAGTGGGCGAACCGGTCCTCGGCGTCGCGGAACAACCAGACCGAGTGGTCGGCACCGGTCGGCAGGAACTTCAGCAGCGGCGGACCCGCCCAGACGCCGGTGGCGAGCCGGTAGGAACGGCTCAGCCACTCGGCGAACGGCATCGCCCGCATACCCCGGCCGTCGTCGGCGACCTCGTGCGCGACCGGCGCACCACGCGCGATCCAGACCAGCAGACCGCGCTCGTCGTCGCTGACCACCCGGGCCGACCGGACCCAACCGATCCGCCCCCGACGCACGTTGCGGTGCATGATCAGCCGGCCGGGGGCGAACCGGGACGCGGACGTCCCGGTCAGCAGGTCGTCGCGGGCACTGGCGGACACCGCAGGATCAGCGGGCCTCAGTAGGAGCGGGCCAGGATGGCGACCAGGTCGGG of the Micromonospora sp. NBC_01796 genome contains:
- a CDS encoding polyprenyl synthetase family protein, translated to MVESRKVMTVVGAATVDDRWLTSARTRTALADLDRRMKDAVASRDPGLWTMATALLDRGGKRIRPALLLVAGEFGTFRPDRLLDAAAALELLHLATLYHDDVLDRAVTRRHGPSVNAQWGDSSALVTGTFLVARASALIATFDDGYGRETARALVELCTGQLRETENAFHTGLTEAEYLEIIAGKTATLFELPCRLGARLAGAPDRIVTALSRYGHDLGVAFQLADDALDVWGSAERLGKYPLGDVREGVYTLSVLRLLARGTPAALRVRELLGVLEPGAAQLAEVRNLVLRSGVVDQVLGEARELAARARSHLAGLPAGPARESLWRLADHAIARAG
- a CDS encoding RNA-binding protein — its product is MPPPASRPDVAIRPALEHLVKGIVDHPDDVRVRLVDSRRGKRLEVRVHPEDLGTVIGRSGRTAKALRQVIGSIGGRGVRVDIVDSY
- a CDS encoding DUF402 domain-containing protein produces the protein MHRNVRRGRIGWVRSARVVSDDERGLLVWIARGAPVAHEVADDGRGMRAMPFAEWLSRSYRLATGVWAGPPLLKFLPTGADHSVWLFRDAEDRFAHWYVNLEEHGVRWDDGEVAGVDVVDQDLDIVVDPDLTWRWKDEEEFVERLAFPDGYWVPDEAAVRAEGQRVVRMIEAGEFPFDGTWRDFVPDPGWTVPASLPPGWDRPPVR
- a CDS encoding geranylgeranyl reductase family protein, encoding MAGEIGPARLDAVVVGAGPAGSATAYHLARRGRRVLLVDRRGFPREKSCGDGLTRAAVRLLADMGVLAELDGAARVVGVRVRMRGRGSRDFRYDGDGPLAYGMVVPRLELDAKLCHSAVRAGATLWPDARATYLLGEPGAVRGVEIEREGRRMAVRAPVVVAADGANSGLGRQAGLRTGAADQTGFAARGYFTGVVGLDPLLEIHMPLFDVTERHLLPSYGWVFPVGGGVVNVGVGLFDPSHRDSVRSLYDRFVTDLIATDPRFRRARPVGRMSGAPLRLDFDPARCGVPGLLLVGDAAGLVSPFTGEGISFALESGTLAAAKIDAALHESADAPVDPTPYARELGARHAGYFESGRHAARRYLLTWRMLESTFDDDRPIFTLCRWLALHPDGVRAEQVLRPLPPLDPGLGRALRRDLTAVAELLAGCVREDWPMFVRLLAVDRDPAAVSIRPAVLLLAAAYVGGRRSPVSHALAAAVDLGLLAGLAMDGAGAPPARPSPGLPKPRGAPSRDSGPWVPSPRAAPSAGDPAGGRDGGPAPVPWGSRFAILLADYLLARAYELAAQGGAAVVTEFADALTANCEGRARELRTADAAPPGGTPIPGTTAHRSPPGPSPGLSSGALPGLRPGTSTGTGVGAVAGVDWSARVELLTARMATTFELPCRLGGRLGGAGPPVVDALARYGRHLGVSYALADELRAAGGQRRPAGGEPGPAGGELRGSLGGPRGVAVPSSEGSLAELTELARLVDEHARQARRALDRVPDGPARDLLHRLAEGPVVRHGWYSGMIGDDADGEAS
- the rpsP gene encoding 30S ribosomal protein S16, coding for MAVKIRLLRMGKIRNPQYRIVVADSRTKRDGRAIEFVGIYQPKEHPSIIQVKSERVQYWLSVGAQPSEAVQRLLEKTGDWQQFKGLPAPPPLLMKDAPADRLAIYEAESKAAAGVADAPAAKPAKKAAKAAPAEAAPAAEAAPAAEPAKTEEQTGAASGEQA
- a CDS encoding PKD domain-containing protein; translated protein: MADTHGFDVVIAATPSVLRKALRGAWQSAGCGDTGTVPAYVPIPAGLDLGGRTTSGGQLEIPQQHLDAELVPEIDGCRLVFGAIVQVTLADPPVPSARLLDLTATVRVEAPIEPLPGSLDVGIRFDGLPRTAVDVMVTGDPVGGKLDQLLAEYLHLAYGNGELGGTVHPGVPTIPHERDESGQALSVGGNNYTVDTHLEFYDDQGQPGYRIEVTRPDPGHVLISLPAYLRMVDLIGDGPAPELADPMGIEARVEILAELEAPPGVYTVRFDTAVVTVGPIAPAPGLEGTNYTVNNGSLFGLLENTLRTRLGRQGADLVQGFGPRTVPVPTAGQLAALIGDLFHTDLAARGHLALWTPQAGGERFEARDVATRARSDSLVIAVNAAPGADIGAIGPLVPAGREFAIALAGPVVRAGIEAARAGNGWAAADLPRRVDRDGSRADVRELDVELVDGAIRMTGALTVVDAVLGSIDVDATFRADAGLRWHPDGVLDADGIQAMEYQVVGDPDIDPAESTAFWLVALILAVVSWGAGSILVGIVIVVVAAVVSGVAASIGSSTRADPVTGVLRGLTGWPPELARIGRVRAVFHDPITIAADGLVLAGTLEVLGPHPQTPVLAARSGGSYTGTAGSALTLTAGHTAPAAGYTWSPGDGSPATTTRDLTHTYSACGVYLAEHSLTITEPGGATSRSFALVYVANVPPIVDAGPDLVVDEGELVTLVGRFSDPDWTDSHETTWNFGDASGTEPGTVVQTSRPPRSEGTSTVRHAWSDNGVYEVTLRVRDRNGGMATDSRLVTVRNVPPTVDAGPDLFTYPSTVLTLTATFSDPGWCDTHTATWAFGDCATPIPAVVTEVHRSPASRGNAVAAHRYPDRGTFLARCTVADDDGGTGSDEVVIRAVDVVNRHFEDGFTQRGTGAVAIGWEPYLCASAATDTAPRHTASNVVVHGGRRAQGLQAAARERVGVFQRIGANPDWLYQLTAWYDLDQARPGTARLGVDPAGGHDPGADTIVWSDGTASERWSPLTVRVTARSAAITVFLEAYRPDGRDPAPGVERVWFDDVELLAAQPYCPPAPPPPTEVTLDFGDRERGTQFPPEWTEQGFGLRTPDGGGRSVVPLDPPATGTALRLGLGLVLRLPRPAERVTLTLLNAGGRPLSLTAVDAAGNIRDRAQVPPASPALPGVAVLTGPGIVAVRVDGRGVEAFLVRCRVVLETPVPPGPRPPAGGAGTPAATGPIGRGWRG